Proteins found in one Thalassomonas actiniarum genomic segment:
- a CDS encoding protein disulfide-isomerase, with the protein MATELFFIYDTHCPWSYATTALVNEVTRALPKIKVHLFHIAHYEGDSHVTKDLLDAVTADSNLSFGESYQQGLSRAKDSGVAANLMAWTQSKAPHAALALLNSLQQAHFQQGNELQSQEDVEGIIKSHKLSPPAKVFNRDKFIKEAELGLHDIEELQEIIGTSAFPALLLANDDNLVLLNHNLYLAKPKAIVEAVELELAK; encoded by the coding sequence ATGGCAACAGAATTATTTTTTATTTACGACACCCATTGCCCCTGGAGTTATGCCACCACCGCCTTAGTCAATGAAGTCACCCGGGCACTGCCGAAAATCAAAGTCCACTTATTCCATATCGCCCACTATGAAGGTGATAGTCATGTCACTAAAGACCTGCTTGATGCGGTCACTGCCGACAGCAATCTCAGCTTTGGCGAGAGCTACCAGCAAGGGTTATCGCGTGCCAAAGACTCAGGTGTCGCCGCCAATTTAATGGCCTGGACCCAAAGCAAAGCCCCGCATGCCGCCCTGGCCCTGCTGAACAGCTTACAGCAGGCCCATTTCCAGCAAGGCAATGAGCTGCAAAGCCAGGAGGATGTTGAAGGCATTATCAAAAGCCATAAACTTTCCCCGCCGGCAAAAGTCTTCAACCGGGACAAATTCATCAAGGAAGCCGAACTTGGCCTGCATGATATTGAAGAGCTGCAGGAGATCATCGGCACCAGTGCTTTCCCGGCGTTATTATTGGCCAACGACGATAATTTAGTCTTGCTTAACCACAACTTATATTTGGCCAAGCCTAAGGCCATTGTTGAAGCCGTTGAACTGGAGCTGGCTAAGTAG
- the map gene encoding type I methionyl aminopeptidase: MSITIKTQEEIEKMRIAGKLAADVLEMIAPHVKAGVTTEQLDEICARYTEEVQDAISAPLNYHGFPKSICTSINHVVCHGIPDNTELKDGDIVNIDITVIKDGYHGDTSKMFLIGDVSPEDARLCRITQEALYTGIKKVKPGVAFGEIGAAIQKFIKKSGRFSIVKDYCGHGIGQEFHEEPQIVHYKNNDTTKMQEGMCFTIEPMINLGRGKTLLDKDDKWTVYTIDGKKSAQWEHTLLVTKTGCEILTLRKDDTISHILHN, encoded by the coding sequence ATGAGTATTACAATAAAGACTCAGGAAGAAATTGAAAAGATGCGTATCGCCGGCAAACTCGCCGCCGATGTGCTTGAAATGATCGCCCCCCATGTAAAAGCCGGCGTGACCACAGAGCAGCTGGACGAGATTTGCGCCAGGTATACCGAAGAAGTTCAGGACGCCATTTCCGCGCCGCTGAATTACCACGGTTTCCCAAAATCCATTTGTACCTCGATTAACCATGTGGTTTGTCACGGTATTCCGGATAATACCGAATTAAAAGACGGCGATATTGTCAATATCGATATTACCGTGATCAAAGACGGTTACCACGGCGATACCAGTAAAATGTTCCTCATCGGCGATGTTTCCCCGGAAGACGCCCGTTTATGCCGTATCACCCAGGAAGCGCTGTACACCGGCATCAAGAAAGTAAAACCCGGGGTGGCTTTTGGTGAAATTGGCGCCGCCATCCAAAAGTTCATCAAAAAATCCGGCCGTTTCTCCATTGTCAAAGACTATTGCGGTCATGGCATCGGCCAGGAATTCCACGAAGAGCCGCAAATCGTACATTACAAAAACAATGACACCACAAAAATGCAGGAAGGCATGTGTTTTACCATAGAGCCGATGATCAACCTGGGCCGCGGCAAAACTTTGCTTGATAAAGACGATAAATGGACCGTGTATACCATAGACGGGAAAAAATCCGCCCAGTGGGAGCATACCCTGCTGGTGACAAAAACCGGCTGTGAGATCTTAACCCTGCGCAAAGACGATACTATCTCCCATATATTGCATAATTAA
- the glnD gene encoding [protein-PII] uridylyltransferase — translation MNTQMLVPTEYTDKLAITAPQLSSMEICQLSERFNLWLKEAFEVEDITFLLCARAQFVDKVLTKLWCQHQLDEYQISLIAVGGYGRNELHPHSDVDILLLTQEQRDSSLEERISAFITQLWDVKLDIGHSVRSVKECLKQAVRDVTVATNLMEMRLICGNSALSQQLQPLLKEDVFWSSQKFFVAKREEQKKRHQQYHGAAYTLEPNLKANPGGLRDIQTIGWVAKRHFVADSLDELVAHEYLTRNEYYELLECQDYLWRMRFALHFVAGRNENRLLFDYQADVAKLLGFGDEGKAVVERMMKRFFRVIARVAELNNMLLQHFEQVILHKDKPLERSTINRDFELVDGLIYASNDRVFTRPEKLMEMFLIIAQEPKIKGIHSHTLRLMRNARRRLISALSDYAKSRQLFMAIIRHPRGLGLPLTLMHKHSILGAYLPQWRNIAGQMQFDLFHAYSVDEHSYRLIKNLYRFSQGEHNHEFPLCSKIVQRIRKPEVLYLAGIFHDIAKGRGGDHAKLGAVDALNFSKVHQLNNHDGKMISWLVKHHLLMSVTAQRRDISDPDVIRQFGEIVRDEAHLDYLYCLTVADMRATNESLWNSWKANLLEELYFNTKRAFRRGLEKPVDLRAKIRENQDMALTLLAEQQLDNEALQKLWREYKADYFLRYSPAQIAWHSRNIIGHDKSKPLVLISTTPYRGGTEVFVYTKERSGIFATTVALLGSKKLSIHDAKIITSKTGYTVNTFVVLDSHGKPINDPYRAKETAAALTDKLSQQSLRNILLQPISKRFKQFKLPTQVSFIDSNTKRTTLLEIVALDRPGLLASIAQVFQDCKINIHSAKITTFGEKAEDVFTISNSDNIALTAEEQAELTSRLCDDISG, via the coding sequence TTGAATACTCAGATGTTAGTACCGACAGAATATACAGATAAACTCGCCATCACCGCCCCCCAGCTGAGCAGCATGGAAATTTGCCAGCTGAGCGAGCGCTTTAATCTCTGGTTAAAAGAGGCCTTTGAAGTTGAAGATATCACTTTTTTGCTCTGTGCCCGCGCCCAGTTTGTCGATAAGGTACTGACAAAACTCTGGTGCCAGCACCAGCTGGATGAATACCAGATCAGTTTAATTGCCGTCGGCGGTTATGGCCGTAATGAACTGCATCCCCATTCCGATGTCGATATCTTACTGCTCACTCAGGAACAAAGGGATAGCTCACTGGAAGAGCGCATTTCCGCCTTTATCACCCAGCTTTGGGATGTCAAACTCGATATCGGCCACAGCGTACGCAGCGTCAAAGAATGCCTGAAACAGGCGGTCAGGGATGTCACCGTCGCCACCAATTTGATGGAAATGCGCCTGATCTGCGGCAACAGCGCTTTGTCCCAGCAACTGCAACCTTTGCTTAAAGAAGATGTTTTCTGGAGTTCGCAAAAGTTTTTTGTTGCCAAAAGGGAAGAGCAAAAGAAGCGCCATCAGCAATATCACGGCGCCGCCTATACCCTGGAGCCGAACTTAAAGGCCAACCCGGGGGGACTGCGGGACATACAAACCATAGGCTGGGTGGCGAAACGCCATTTTGTCGCCGACTCCCTCGATGAGCTGGTGGCCCATGAATACCTGACCCGCAATGAATATTATGAGCTGCTCGAATGTCAGGATTATTTGTGGCGCATGCGTTTTGCCCTGCACTTTGTTGCCGGACGCAATGAAAACCGTTTATTGTTTGATTACCAGGCGGATGTCGCCAAGCTGCTGGGGTTTGGCGATGAAGGCAAAGCCGTGGTCGAGCGCATGATGAAACGCTTTTTCCGGGTGATCGCCCGCGTCGCCGAGCTCAATAATATGTTGTTGCAGCATTTCGAACAGGTGATCCTACACAAGGACAAGCCGCTGGAGCGCAGCACAATCAACCGGGATTTTGAGCTGGTCGACGGCTTGATATACGCCAGCAACGACCGGGTTTTTACCCGCCCGGAAAAATTGATGGAAATGTTCCTGATCATCGCCCAGGAGCCGAAGATCAAAGGCATACATTCCCACACCTTAAGGTTGATGCGTAATGCCAGGCGGCGGCTGATCTCGGCCCTGAGCGATTATGCCAAAAGCCGGCAACTGTTTATGGCCATTATCCGCCACCCCAGGGGACTGGGTTTGCCCCTGACGTTGATGCACAAACACAGTATTTTAGGGGCCTACCTGCCACAGTGGCGCAATATCGCCGGCCAGATGCAGTTTGACTTATTCCATGCCTACTCCGTTGACGAGCACAGCTACCGGCTGATCAAAAACCTGTACCGTTTCAGCCAGGGGGAGCATAACCATGAATTTCCCCTGTGCAGTAAAATCGTGCAGCGCATCCGCAAGCCGGAAGTCTTGTATCTTGCCGGGATTTTTCACGATATCGCCAAAGGGCGCGGCGGCGATCATGCCAAACTCGGGGCGGTGGATGCGCTGAATTTCAGCAAAGTGCACCAGCTCAACAATCATGACGGTAAAATGATTTCCTGGCTGGTCAAACATCACTTACTGATGTCGGTGACAGCGCAGCGCCGGGATATTTCAGATCCGGATGTGATCCGCCAGTTCGGGGAAATTGTCCGCGACGAAGCCCATCTCGACTATTTATACTGCCTCACCGTCGCCGATATGCGCGCCACCAATGAAAGCTTGTGGAACAGCTGGAAAGCCAACCTGCTCGAAGAGTTATACTTTAATACCAAACGCGCCTTCAGGCGCGGACTGGAAAAACCGGTCGATCTGCGGGCAAAAATCCGCGAAAACCAGGACATGGCCCTGACCTTGCTCGCCGAGCAGCAGCTGGATAATGAAGCGCTGCAAAAGCTGTGGCGCGAATATAAAGCGGATTATTTCCTGCGTTATTCCCCGGCGCAAATCGCCTGGCACAGCCGCAATATTATCGGCCATGATAAAAGCAAACCTTTGGTACTGATCAGTACCACCCCCTACCGAGGCGGCACCGAAGTATTTGTTTATACCAAAGAGCGCAGCGGCATTTTTGCCACCACGGTTGCCCTGCTCGGCAGCAAAAAGCTGTCGATTCATGATGCTAAAATTATCACCAGCAAAACCGGTTATACGGTAAATACCTTTGTCGTGCTCGACAGCCACGGCAAACCTATCAACGACCCATACCGGGCCAAAGAAACCGCCGCGGCGCTGACCGATAAATTAAGCCAGCAGTCGTTGCGGAATATCTTGCTCCAGCCGATATCAAAACGCTTTAAGCAATTTAAATTACCGACCCAGGTCAGCTTTATCGACAGCAATACCAAAAGAACAACCTTGCTGGAAATTGTCGCCCTGGACCGTCCCGGCCTGCTCGCCAGCATCGCCCAGGTCTTTCAGGATTGCAAAATCAATATTCATTCCGCCAAAATCACCACCTTCGGCGAGAAAGCAGAAGATGTATTTACCATCTCCAACAGTGACAATATTGCCCTGACAGCAGAGGAACAGGCGGAGCTGACTTCCAGGTTATGTGACGATATCAGCGGTTAA
- the dapD gene encoding 2,3,4,5-tetrahydropyridine-2,6-dicarboxylate N-succinyltransferase, with protein sequence MNATQEIIEQAFENRANITPKTVSDDVKQAVLDTLALLNTGQARVAEKIAGEWVVHQWLKKAVLLSFRIWDNQVIDGAESKYFDKVPLKYENYQQNDFEADGVRIVPPATVRTGSYVGKDVVVMPSYVNIGAYVDEGTMVDTWATVGSCAQIGKNVHLSGGVGIGGVLEPLQAGPTIIEDNCFIGARSEIVEGVVVEEGAVISMGVYIGQSTRIYDRETGETHYGRVPAGSVVVPGNLPSTCGSYSLYAAIIVKKVDAKTRAKIGVNALLRSISED encoded by the coding sequence ATGAACGCCACACAAGAGATTATCGAACAGGCCTTTGAAAACCGGGCCAATATCACCCCGAAAACCGTCAGCGACGATGTTAAACAAGCGGTGCTTGACACCCTGGCACTGCTTAATACCGGCCAGGCCCGTGTTGCCGAAAAAATCGCCGGCGAATGGGTGGTGCACCAGTGGCTGAAAAAGGCAGTTTTACTGTCTTTTCGCATCTGGGATAACCAGGTGATTGACGGCGCTGAAAGCAAATATTTTGATAAGGTGCCGCTGAAATACGAAAATTACCAGCAAAACGACTTTGAAGCCGACGGCGTGCGCATAGTGCCCCCCGCCACGGTACGTACCGGCAGCTATGTCGGCAAAGATGTTGTGGTCATGCCCAGCTATGTCAATATCGGCGCTTATGTCGATGAAGGCACTATGGTCGATACCTGGGCTACCGTAGGCTCCTGCGCCCAGATAGGGAAAAATGTTCATTTGTCCGGCGGTGTCGGCATCGGCGGCGTATTAGAGCCGCTGCAGGCGGGTCCGACCATTATCGAAGATAACTGTTTTATCGGCGCCCGCTCTGAAATCGTTGAAGGCGTGGTGGTTGAAGAAGGCGCAGTGATCTCTATGGGGGTCTATATCGGGCAAAGCACACGCATTTACGACCGTGAAACCGGCGAAACCCATTACGGCCGGGTACCGGCCGGCTCTGTGGTCGTACCGGGCAACTTGCCGTCAACATGCGGCAGCTACAGCTTATATGCCGCCATTATCGTAAAAAAAGTCGATGCGAAAACCCGGGCGAAAATCGGCGTTAACGCCCTGCTACGCTCCATCAGCGAAGACTAA
- the truC gene encoding tRNA pseudouridine(65) synthase TruC: MSEQHEPAGEEAMQKPVLKILYQDEYLVAVDKPPGLFVHRSFMDKDEQFFALQLVRDQIGRYVYPLHRLDRPTSGVLLFALTRDVARQMGEAFTDKSIQKTYYALTRGHLLGEALIDYPLKEKLDKIGDKFSRTDKPEQEAQTYYQTLDTASLPVPLGKYDSVRYSLVKLLPATGRRHQIRRHLAHLRHPIIGDINYGDNKQNPFFIQHFGFKRLMLMAKKLEFSHPVTGEAIVIEANFDAQWLSVFDRLGWQANVFG; the protein is encoded by the coding sequence ATGAGTGAACAGCATGAGCCTGCAGGCGAGGAAGCTATGCAAAAGCCGGTACTGAAGATTTTATATCAGGACGAATACCTGGTGGCGGTGGATAAACCCCCGGGGTTGTTTGTGCACCGCAGCTTTATGGATAAAGATGAGCAGTTTTTTGCCCTGCAGCTGGTGCGGGATCAAATCGGCCGTTATGTTTACCCGCTGCACCGCCTGGACCGGCCAACTTCGGGGGTTTTGCTTTTTGCCTTAACCCGGGACGTTGCCCGGCAAATGGGGGAGGCCTTTACCGATAAAAGCATACAGAAAACCTATTATGCCCTGACCCGGGGGCACCTGCTGGGGGAAGCGCTGATAGATTATCCGCTAAAGGAGAAACTGGATAAAATCGGCGATAAATTTTCCCGCACGGATAAACCTGAGCAGGAGGCACAAACCTATTATCAAACGCTCGATACCGCCTCTTTGCCCGTGCCGTTAGGTAAATATGACAGCGTGCGTTACTCCCTGGTGAAACTGTTGCCGGCAACCGGCAGGCGCCACCAGATCCGCCGCCACCTGGCGCACCTGCGCCACCCCATTATCGGCGATATCAATTACGGCGATAATAAGCAAAACCCGTTTTTTATCCAGCACTTTGGCTTTAAACGGCTGATGTTAATGGCAAAAAAACTCGAATTTAGCCACCCGGTGACCGGTGAGGCGATAGTTATTGAAGCGAATTTTGACGCACAGTGGTTATCGGTGTTTGACCGCCTTGGCTGGCAAGCGAATGTATTTGGTTAA
- a CDS encoding YqcC family protein yields MNTRLHQKTSTLLSRLTTELKHQQLWQLSAVPAKALQSSQPFCCDTLTFEQWLQFVFIPKLGQMAEQKLPLPTNMALCPMAEEAFKHRGQAVAELVDIIGDLDELLSGKRAQTLFVKSS; encoded by the coding sequence ATGAATACAAGATTACACCAAAAGACTTCAACCTTGTTGTCCCGGTTAACAACCGAGTTAAAACATCAACAACTCTGGCAGCTCAGCGCGGTACCGGCAAAGGCACTGCAAAGCAGTCAGCCTTTTTGCTGTGATACCTTAACCTTTGAGCAATGGCTGCAATTTGTCTTTATTCCCAAGCTTGGTCAAATGGCGGAGCAGAAGCTGCCTTTACCGACGAATATGGCGCTGTGTCCGATGGCGGAAGAGGCTTTTAAACATCGGGGGCAGGCAGTGGCAGAGCTGGTTGATATTATCGGCGATCTGGATGAGTTACTTAGCGGCAAGCGGGCACAAACCCTGTTTGTGAAATCATCATGA
- a CDS encoding DUF3549 family protein, with protein sequence MSAISTISELLTLSDSQYRIYDIGRKIDKISKEQFKKIELNQQPYPFPSQGHAFIAAAFWQKGSTAPYLWFIKIPLDERGLLNQGARNHFIAIIIEALGSDLSADPTQQQEALLKNNPYHFTPAQYKLAALNSIIGMELKQPASGYYQNCLSYLSGEQGWDQWQNLGVQGISDFVARIDDKALQQVLIKALPQLPPQVLAPLCSALENKKYPVDVIRSLLERLKSAIGSGESELEQALLRALATNCEHIDVATFADEYLLTPQISSEQLITLSGRCWTLLQTPARMSHYLELLIAKQDNELFTAIFKDLVAIPLIRPILFQCMRAPDRSPALAKAIGQLFN encoded by the coding sequence ATGTCCGCTATTTCGACCATTTCAGAACTCTTAACCTTATCCGACAGCCAATACCGTATTTATGATATCGGCCGTAAAATTGATAAAATCTCTAAAGAGCAATTTAAAAAAATAGAATTAAACCAACAGCCCTACCCTTTCCCTAGTCAGGGACATGCTTTTATTGCCGCCGCTTTCTGGCAAAAAGGCTCAACGGCCCCCTACCTGTGGTTTATTAAAATCCCCCTGGATGAAAGAGGGCTGCTGAACCAGGGGGCACGCAATCACTTTATTGCCATTATTATCGAAGCATTAGGCTCAGATCTTTCCGCTGATCCGACCCAGCAGCAAGAAGCCTTGCTGAAAAATAACCCTTATCATTTTACCCCGGCACAATATAAGCTGGCCGCCTTAAACAGCATTATCGGGATGGAATTAAAACAGCCCGCCAGCGGTTATTACCAGAACTGCTTGTCTTACTTAAGTGGGGAGCAAGGCTGGGATCAGTGGCAAAACCTCGGCGTGCAGGGGATCAGTGATTTTGTTGCCCGTATCGACGATAAGGCACTCCAGCAGGTATTAATCAAGGCCCTGCCCCAGCTGCCCCCCCAGGTACTGGCTCCTTTGTGCTCGGCCCTGGAAAATAAAAAATACCCGGTTGATGTCATCCGCAGCCTGCTAGAGCGTTTGAAGTCAGCCATTGGTAGCGGCGAAAGTGAACTTGAACAGGCATTATTAAGGGCACTGGCAACGAACTGTGAGCATATTGATGTCGCCACCTTTGCCGACGAGTATTTGCTGACCCCACAAATCAGCAGCGAACAGCTGATCACCCTTTCCGGGCGGTGCTGGACGTTGCTGCAAACACCCGCACGTATGAGCCATTACCTCGAATTGTTAATTGCCAAACAGGATAACGAGCTGTTTACCGCTATTTTTAAAGATCTGGTTGCAATCCCGCTAATACGCCCAATATTATTTCAATGTATGCGGGCTCCGGATCGCAGCCCCGCCCTGGCAAAAGCCATAGGGCAATTATTTAACTGA
- a CDS encoding DUF3301 domain-containing protein, whose product MENIYYLLLAFMVCWYFIYLRKVSESARKHAARYCEQSGLQFIAIARKFSRPKFDKQHGLYFSSVFEFEFSGDGESSNSGELSLRGLKLNQVDLPAYRI is encoded by the coding sequence ATGGAAAATATTTACTACTTATTATTGGCGTTTATGGTGTGCTGGTATTTTATCTACCTGAGAAAAGTATCTGAGTCCGCCAGAAAACACGCCGCCAGATATTGCGAGCAAAGCGGTTTGCAATTTATCGCTATCGCCCGAAAATTCAGCAGACCAAAATTTGATAAACAACACGGGTTATATTTCTCCAGTGTCTTTGAATTTGAGTTTAGCGGTGACGGCGAATCGAGCAATAGCGGAGAGTTAAGCTTAAGGGGCTTAAAGTTAAACCAGGTAGATTTACCCGCCTACAGAATTTAA